A stretch of Pseudomonas sp. CCC3.1 DNA encodes these proteins:
- a CDS encoding YjbH domain-containing protein — translation MKLRFIVVALLPYSAAHAEPRYTQNDFGGVGLLQTPTARMAPAGELSLNANRTDPNTRYSLSLQPLDWLEGTFRYTSVTNRRYGPEALSGSQSNKDKAVDVKARLWQESHWLPELAVGFRDVGGTGLFSSEYFVANKRYKNLDFSLGIAWGYLGNRGDFKNPLSYIGDSYNDRRSNNSAGDVNTDMYFKGPPSLFGGVSYQTPWEPLSLKIELEGNDYKHEPQDNNQVQDSPINIGAVYKLNNSVDLSVGWERGNTALFGITLHTNFVSRKAPVKTYDPPAEPLPAKAPTTPLNQVDWASVSKKLESNAGYKVERIAQRDDELMVYGEQTKYFYEAKGAGRASRILDNTASDDIQWFTLVNKRYDMPVAEISVPRATFRDVVNNDQDLVDLHRTTEINRAVPHVETTLYQTQPKPFTYGFGLGYQQNIGGPDGFLLYQITSYAEGQYRFTSNTWASGGVSLNLLNNYDKFKYDAPSGLPRVRTDLRKYATTSDVTMPAMQLNHAEQLDQDVYGMVYGGYLEPMYAGVGGEILYRPMGERWAIGADLNYVRQRDFDQGFGLRDYRTVTGNITTYTKLPFDLDGAVSIGRYLARDWGATIDISREFTNGVKFGGWVTRTTASAEEFGEGSFDKGIYISIPFDEMMSVSTRGRANIVWAPLTRDGGARLNRQYSLHAMTDGRNKDAFYENFEKITE, via the coding sequence TTGAAATTACGTTTTATTGTTGTCGCCTTATTGCCGTACAGCGCTGCCCATGCCGAGCCGCGCTATACCCAAAATGATTTCGGCGGTGTGGGCCTGCTACAAACCCCTACTGCGCGCATGGCACCTGCTGGCGAACTGAGCCTGAACGCTAACCGCACCGACCCCAACACTCGTTACAGCCTTTCGTTACAACCTCTGGATTGGCTTGAAGGAACATTTCGCTATACCTCCGTGACTAACCGTCGCTATGGGCCAGAAGCGTTGAGCGGCAGCCAGAGCAACAAGGATAAGGCCGTAGATGTTAAAGCCCGTCTCTGGCAAGAAAGCCATTGGTTACCTGAACTAGCGGTCGGCTTTCGAGATGTTGGTGGTACTGGTTTGTTCTCTAGCGAGTATTTCGTAGCAAACAAACGCTATAAGAACTTGGACTTCAGCTTGGGAATTGCCTGGGGCTATTTAGGCAACCGCGGGGATTTTAAAAACCCACTGAGCTATATCGGTGACAGTTATAACGATCGACGCAGCAACAACTCTGCAGGCGATGTTAACACTGACATGTACTTTAAAGGCCCCCCTTCATTATTTGGTGGCGTTTCTTATCAAACACCCTGGGAACCCTTGAGTCTAAAAATTGAACTTGAAGGCAACGACTACAAGCATGAGCCTCAAGACAACAATCAGGTCCAGGACTCCCCGATCAACATTGGCGCAGTCTATAAACTGAATAACTCAGTTGATTTGAGCGTCGGATGGGAGCGCGGCAATACCGCACTCTTCGGCATAACGCTGCATACCAATTTTGTCAGTCGCAAGGCTCCGGTCAAAACCTACGATCCACCTGCTGAACCACTGCCCGCCAAAGCTCCGACCACGCCACTGAATCAAGTCGACTGGGCCTCGGTCTCAAAAAAACTTGAAAGCAACGCTGGCTACAAAGTAGAACGTATTGCACAGCGAGACGATGAGCTGATGGTCTATGGCGAACAGACCAAATATTTCTACGAAGCCAAAGGCGCAGGCCGAGCAAGTCGAATTCTGGACAATACCGCATCTGATGACATCCAGTGGTTCACCTTGGTCAATAAGCGGTATGACATGCCCGTCGCAGAAATCAGCGTACCTCGTGCAACGTTCCGCGACGTGGTAAACAATGACCAGGACTTGGTCGACCTGCACCGCACAACCGAAATTAACCGGGCGGTGCCGCACGTTGAGACGACCCTGTATCAGACACAACCAAAACCTTTTACCTATGGCTTTGGTCTTGGTTACCAGCAAAACATTGGTGGCCCCGACGGCTTCCTGCTCTACCAAATAACTAGCTATGCAGAAGGTCAATATCGATTTACCTCTAACACATGGGCAAGCGGCGGCGTCAGTTTAAATCTGCTTAATAACTACGATAAATTCAAATACGACGCACCTAGCGGCCTGCCAAGGGTACGTACCGATTTACGTAAATATGCCACGACCTCTGATGTCACCATGCCAGCTATGCAGTTGAACCATGCCGAACAACTTGATCAAGACGTATATGGGATGGTCTACGGTGGCTATCTGGAGCCGATGTACGCAGGCGTGGGCGGAGAAATTCTCTACCGCCCCATGGGCGAGCGCTGGGCAATTGGGGCCGACTTGAACTATGTTCGCCAACGCGATTTTGACCAGGGTTTTGGTCTTCGCGACTACAGAACTGTGACCGGTAACATTACCACCTACACAAAGCTGCCATTTGACTTAGATGGCGCAGTGAGCATTGGCCGTTATTTGGCCCGAGACTGGGGTGCCACCATCGATATATCCCGCGAGTTTACCAATGGTGTGAAATTTGGTGGCTGGGTTACCCGCACTACTGCCTCAGCAGAAGAGTTCGGCGAAGGCAGTTTTGATAAGGGTATTTATATATCAATCCCATTTGACGAAATGATGAGCGTATCGACAAGAGGGCGGGCCAACATTGTGTGGGCACCTCTGACCCGTGACGGCGGCGCACGCCTTAATCGCCAGTACTCGCTACACGCTATGACGGACGGCCGTAATAAAGATGCGTTCTATGAGAACTTCGAAAAAATAACGGAATAA
- the tnpB gene encoding IS66 family insertion sequence element accessory protein TnpB (TnpB, as the term is used for proteins encoded by IS66 family insertion elements, is considered an accessory protein, since TnpC, encoded by a neighboring gene, is a DDE family transposase.), translating to MMRPDAKVEKVYLYPKPVDFRKSIDGLAALVELDIKVAVFDPVLFVFLNKPRNRVKILYWERNSFCLWLKRLESERFKTSST from the coding sequence ATGATGCGTCCCGACGCAAAAGTTGAAAAAGTGTATCTGTACCCCAAGCCAGTCGACTTTCGAAAGTCCATCGATGGCCTCGCTGCACTGGTCGAGTTGGACATCAAGGTCGCCGTCTTTGACCCCGTGCTTTTTGTCTTCCTCAACAAACCCCGCAACCGAGTGAAGATTCTGTATTGGGAGCGCAACAGCTTCTGCCTTTGGCTTAAACGTCTCGAGTCCGAACGATTCAAAACATCATCGACTTGA
- a CDS encoding capsule biosynthesis GfcC family protein yields MGLSAISLSAQSLADVTVSGDVRNPESLAFTPGMRLLDAVTQTRPNPESYWLAAAWFNQPLLEQQTRLKAGVLFDLQLLKRGSMLNNNDALADVAARLYQDINRLPVTGRKVAVLDPVALEVGFAHNYLLSDGDQLIYPAYTDTITVVGAVQQQCTLALQAKQEVRDYLDSCPRLNQADTDYLWLIRPDGQYQRVAIAAWNRQDGVHAVAGSTILVPVRNDNADLPTPDLNEQLAQFLATQPLAKVAP; encoded by the coding sequence TTGGGCTTATCTGCGATCAGCCTAAGCGCACAAAGCCTGGCCGACGTAACCGTCAGCGGCGATGTGCGCAACCCCGAAAGTCTGGCGTTCACCCCGGGTATGCGCCTGTTGGATGCGGTAACTCAGACCCGCCCAAATCCCGAAAGCTATTGGCTAGCGGCGGCCTGGTTCAATCAGCCCCTGCTAGAACAGCAAACTAGATTGAAAGCAGGCGTACTGTTCGACCTACAACTGCTTAAACGCGGGTCGATGCTAAACAATAACGATGCCCTCGCCGATGTGGCCGCACGCCTGTATCAAGACATAAACCGGCTGCCCGTCACCGGGCGCAAAGTGGCCGTACTTGACCCTGTAGCACTGGAGGTCGGGTTTGCGCACAACTACCTGCTTAGTGATGGCGATCAACTGATTTACCCTGCTTACACCGATACGATTACCGTCGTTGGTGCGGTGCAGCAACAATGCACGCTGGCCTTACAGGCCAAGCAGGAAGTACGCGACTACCTTGATAGCTGTCCGCGACTAAACCAAGCCGATACAGACTATCTGTGGCTTATTCGCCCGGACGGTCAATATCAACGCGTCGCCATCGCTGCCTGGAATCGTCAGGACGGCGTACACGCTGTCGCTGGCAGTACGATTTTGGTACCCGTACGCAATGACAATGCCGATTTACCCACGCCCGATTTGAACGAGCAGTTGGCGCAATTTCTCGCCACTCAACCGCTGGCTAAGGTGGCCCCTTGA
- a CDS encoding undecaprenyl-phosphate glucose phosphotransferase, translating into MSLIISTLLVLAYSKFGSIDFHYRIAVILTLLISVPAYSATNAYYKRHSYLTGVLRLFLGWTFTLTCLSTIAFVTKSSELFSREVIITWALLGYAIQIPPYLLLHFLSRHYHERNSHHYNSLIIGSDGVALKLADSFIQQNQFPLVGVVSASPFEDGKNSPLIVGELTQLRTLITEHNIRRLYIALSLQDAQRIEALYIDLLDLNVDVVWIPNLDSMLLLNHSVSEVGGRPAIHLNESPLTSHPTAALSKALMERSLSLAAIICLSPILISVALAVKLSSPGPILFRQQRHGWNGKVIQVLKFRSMKVHDDKDVQQASRNDSRVTAVGRFIRRTSLDELPQLFNVLHGDMALVGPRPHAVAHNDYYTGKIHAYMARHRIKPGITGLAQISGCRGETDTIEKMQKRVEIDLDYINNWSLWLDIKIIIKTPFTLISKDIY; encoded by the coding sequence ATGAGCCTAATCATATCAACATTGCTGGTACTGGCTTACAGCAAATTTGGAAGCATAGATTTCCACTATCGAATTGCTGTTATTTTGACATTACTTATCTCAGTACCCGCATACTCAGCAACTAATGCTTATTACAAAAGGCATTCTTACCTAACGGGCGTGCTTCGCCTGTTTCTTGGCTGGACCTTCACACTCACCTGCTTAAGCACCATCGCGTTTGTCACTAAATCCAGTGAACTATTTTCACGCGAAGTTATCATTACTTGGGCATTGCTGGGTTACGCCATTCAAATACCGCCTTACTTATTGCTGCACTTTCTGTCACGTCATTATCACGAGCGTAATAGCCATCACTACAACAGCCTAATTATTGGCTCTGACGGGGTGGCACTAAAACTGGCTGACAGCTTTATTCAGCAAAATCAGTTCCCGCTAGTTGGCGTTGTTAGCGCATCGCCGTTTGAAGACGGAAAAAACTCCCCTTTGATCGTCGGCGAATTGACACAACTGCGCACACTGATTACTGAGCACAATATACGTCGACTCTACATCGCCTTATCTCTGCAAGACGCTCAACGCATAGAAGCGTTATATATTGATTTGCTCGACTTGAATGTCGACGTAGTCTGGATCCCCAACTTGGACAGCATGCTCCTGCTTAATCACTCCGTGAGTGAAGTGGGCGGGCGTCCGGCTATTCATTTGAATGAAAGCCCACTGACCAGCCACCCAACGGCTGCTCTGAGCAAAGCATTAATGGAGCGATCACTGTCTCTTGCGGCCATTATTTGCTTGAGTCCAATCCTGATCTCTGTCGCCCTGGCCGTTAAGTTATCATCACCAGGACCGATACTTTTCAGGCAGCAACGTCATGGCTGGAACGGAAAAGTGATACAAGTCTTAAAGTTTCGCTCGATGAAAGTGCATGACGATAAAGATGTGCAACAGGCAAGCCGAAATGACTCACGCGTTACCGCGGTTGGGCGCTTTATCCGACGTACCTCACTCGACGAATTGCCACAACTTTTCAACGTACTGCATGGTGATATGGCCTTGGTAGGGCCACGACCGCATGCGGTTGCGCACAATGATTACTACACAGGTAAAATTCATGCCTATATGGCCCGCCATCGTATCAAGCCTGGTATCACAGGATTGGCGCAAATCAGCGGTTGCCGCGGAGAGACTGACACCATTGAAAAAATGCAAAAACGGGTAGAAATAGATCTGGACTACATCAATAATTGGTCTTTGTGGCTCGATATTAAAATCATCATCAAAACGCCATTTACGCTGATTTCTAAAGACATTTACTGA
- a CDS encoding winged helix-turn-helix domain-containing protein: protein MLFAGCKTDVSNASVFCFVQTKALINDIKQLTTSEAQYFDISDYVNSQCRDYSRAKAFFIEVHTPESVNDTLELIKIVRQRNQVACIFILVTHTKSFSSISCYLAGADHCLKLPVDPQEKLDLLTHTLQDSHWKTTAQLHLDRTRLMLYNSNSKLEISYTEMTIIDALIQAPEHVMSQDSIAKTLDPNIIFYDPRALEKTISRLRTKIKKTYNLELILSVRAYGYRLRRGTVSG from the coding sequence ATGCTTTTTGCAGGGTGTAAGACCGACGTAAGCAACGCTTCGGTGTTCTGTTTTGTACAAACTAAAGCGCTGATTAACGACATTAAGCAACTGACCACTTCAGAGGCGCAGTACTTTGACATCTCTGATTATGTGAACAGTCAATGCCGTGACTATAGTCGGGCCAAGGCCTTCTTTATTGAAGTTCACACACCGGAAAGTGTTAATGACACTCTCGAGCTCATTAAGATAGTTCGCCAGAGGAATCAAGTCGCGTGCATATTTATTCTAGTGACACATACCAAATCCTTCTCCAGCATTAGCTGCTATCTTGCTGGAGCAGATCACTGTCTTAAATTACCAGTCGACCCACAGGAAAAACTGGATTTATTAACGCACACACTGCAAGACTCTCACTGGAAAACAACAGCCCAGCTGCACTTGGATCGAACACGACTAATGCTGTATAACAGCAACAGTAAACTTGAAATTTCGTACACCGAAATGACTATTATCGATGCATTGATACAAGCACCTGAGCATGTCATGAGCCAAGACAGCATTGCCAAGACTCTTGACCCAAACATTATTTTCTATGACCCTAGGGCGCTAGAAAAAACAATTAGTCGCTTAAGAACCAAAATTAAAAAAACCTATAATCTAGAACTTATTCTGAGTGTTCGTGCTTATGGCTATCGTCTGCGCCGAGGAACAGTCTCAGGGTAA
- a CDS encoding acyltransferase family protein encodes MSIRSSNFRDDINGLRAWAVVAVILYHFGITGFSGGFVGVDIFFVISGFLMTGIIVGELEKTSKSQGNARFSLINFYISRARRIIPALLTLCIALIISGWFFLSSLEYKALGSQVVSAIGFFSNIKFWREDGYFDAASHEKLLLHTWSLSVEWQFYLILPLILLGIWKIWPSRKHLIIAITLGLLLSLLLSIIITPIATTAAFYLLPTRAWEMLAGGLVYLLANSIRISEKAKITIECSGFILIIASILFFDASSIWPGWRALVPVIGTMLVMVAARTGSLFTGSRIAQWLGDCSYSLYLWHWPFVVILVYLGFQNNPGFITIGLILTLVLGRLSYQFIENFARTSLTRLPKWRGVSILLASIIIIVTLSLQIQLKQGIPGRLPAQIDAVFNEALNKNPRRSECHVSGKTPVPECTYGGEKLGVIVIGDSHAASVIRSIEKALPNKNLHVLDWTESGCPTISGIKKLNDPDYRCGEFIAKALNKQKELPSNVPLIIVNRIDVYLMGPNEVDRTEEASTPTFYVSSPYKTRSPEFLQEMRKGIVDTACEFAKTRQVYMLRPIPELKVDVPNTMGRALMLGRPAEVSISMAEYKARHAFSWETQDIAVKRCGVKILDPLPSLCGEGRCNGNATQSSLPIYIDSNHLSERGGALLIPLFRHVFEETIANP; translated from the coding sequence ATGTCCATCAGAAGCAGCAACTTCAGAGACGATATCAATGGCCTTCGTGCGTGGGCAGTGGTAGCGGTAATTCTTTATCACTTCGGGATCACTGGATTTTCTGGTGGTTTTGTTGGCGTTGATATATTTTTCGTCATATCCGGTTTCTTGATGACTGGAATTATTGTCGGAGAATTAGAAAAAACAAGCAAGAGCCAAGGTAATGCACGCTTCTCCCTAATAAATTTTTACATATCCCGTGCCCGTCGTATTATCCCTGCCCTACTCACGCTATGCATCGCTCTGATAATTTCCGGATGGTTTTTTTTATCTAGCCTGGAATACAAAGCACTTGGTTCACAGGTCGTCAGCGCTATTGGTTTTTTTTCCAACATCAAATTCTGGCGTGAGGATGGTTACTTTGATGCAGCATCCCACGAAAAGCTTCTGTTACATACATGGTCGCTCTCTGTCGAGTGGCAATTCTATCTAATACTGCCTTTAATCCTACTGGGCATTTGGAAAATCTGGCCTAGTCGTAAACATTTGATCATCGCTATTACTCTTGGGCTTCTGCTCTCGTTACTACTTTCAATCATTATTACACCTATCGCAACTACGGCCGCTTTCTACTTGCTACCTACTCGAGCATGGGAAATGTTGGCTGGCGGATTAGTTTATCTTCTAGCAAACTCAATACGAATCTCTGAGAAAGCAAAAATAACTATTGAATGTAGTGGTTTTATACTTATTATTGCATCCATTTTATTTTTCGACGCCAGCAGTATCTGGCCAGGATGGCGAGCGCTGGTACCTGTCATAGGCACGATGTTAGTAATGGTTGCTGCTCGCACGGGTTCGTTGTTTACAGGCAGTCGTATTGCCCAATGGTTGGGTGACTGCTCTTACTCGCTTTATCTATGGCACTGGCCATTTGTAGTAATCTTGGTTTATCTCGGCTTTCAAAATAACCCAGGATTTATCACTATCGGTCTCATTCTGACGCTAGTACTAGGAAGACTTTCCTACCAATTTATTGAGAATTTTGCACGCACCTCACTCACCAGACTTCCTAAATGGCGCGGTGTTAGTATATTGCTAGCCAGCATTATAATTATCGTCACTCTTAGCCTTCAGATTCAATTAAAACAAGGTATTCCCGGCCGACTACCTGCTCAAATAGATGCAGTTTTTAATGAAGCGCTAAATAAGAATCCTCGCCGCAGTGAGTGCCACGTTAGCGGTAAAACCCCGGTACCAGAGTGCACTTATGGTGGTGAAAAGCTGGGAGTTATTGTGATAGGTGACAGTCATGCAGCCTCCGTGATCCGATCTATTGAAAAAGCGCTACCAAACAAAAATCTGCATGTTCTTGACTGGACTGAAAGTGGCTGCCCTACAATATCCGGCATTAAAAAATTAAATGATCCTGACTATCGTTGCGGCGAATTTATAGCTAAAGCATTGAACAAACAAAAAGAACTCCCAAGCAACGTGCCGCTGATCATTGTCAACCGGATAGACGTGTATCTTATGGGGCCCAATGAAGTTGACCGAACTGAAGAAGCATCCACGCCTACATTCTATGTGAGTTCGCCTTATAAAACTCGCAGCCCAGAGTTTCTTCAGGAAATGCGTAAAGGCATAGTAGACACGGCCTGCGAATTTGCCAAAACTAGACAAGTATATATGCTCCGCCCTATCCCTGAACTAAAAGTTGATGTTCCAAATACAATGGGGCGAGCGCTCATGTTAGGCCGCCCAGCGGAAGTTTCAATCTCTATGGCAGAATATAAAGCACGACATGCTTTTTCTTGGGAAACCCAAGATATAGCAGTGAAGCGCTGTGGTGTTAAAATTCTTGATCCGCTGCCTAGTCTATGCGGTGAGGGACGATGCAATGGTAATGCTACTCAGAGTAGTCTTCCTATTTACATCGACAGTAATCATTTAAGCGAACGAGGCGGTGCCCTGCTAATACCACTGTTCCGTCATGTTTTTGAAGAGACAATTGCTAACCCTTGA
- a CDS encoding YjbF family lipoprotein, which translates to MKTFRNCSCLLACLLLCGCTPLTKASLDTFRSTLSSAEPLQLSQADVDAVPYAQIKVTTPGSEGVMAKLRQEGDLQYWVAAGKQVLLMRNGFAVRSVGLGVENDLDGTRFEGESPFKRGLQHIVDGETSTRTIDIYQREGTQLVVNSRFSRKGLETVTILNQPYVLQRIDEALDIPVLGFSGTNRFWIRPDDGQILQSEQYLTPELFLNIVHLRPDWESGR; encoded by the coding sequence TTGAAAACTTTTCGTAACTGCTCATGCCTATTGGCGTGCCTGCTACTGTGTGGCTGCACGCCATTGACCAAAGCCTCCCTCGACACGTTCAGGTCAACTCTGAGCAGCGCAGAACCCCTGCAACTCTCGCAGGCTGACGTCGACGCCGTGCCCTATGCACAAATCAAGGTCACCACCCCTGGCAGTGAGGGGGTTATGGCAAAACTTCGGCAAGAGGGCGATCTACAATATTGGGTCGCTGCGGGCAAACAGGTGCTCTTGATGCGCAACGGTTTTGCCGTACGCAGCGTAGGTCTTGGCGTGGAAAACGATCTGGACGGCACCCGCTTCGAAGGCGAGTCCCCGTTCAAACGCGGTCTGCAGCATATAGTCGATGGCGAAACCAGCACGCGCACAATTGATATTTATCAACGTGAAGGCACCCAATTGGTGGTCAACAGCCGTTTTAGCCGTAAAGGCTTGGAGACAGTGACCATTCTTAATCAGCCTTATGTACTGCAACGCATTGATGAAGCACTGGATATTCCAGTCTTGGGCTTTAGCGGCACCAATCGGTTCTGGATCCGACCTGACGACGGCCAGATCCTGCAAAGCGAACAATATCTGACACCGGAGCTCTTTTTGAACATTGTGCACCTGCGCCCTGACTGGGAGAGCGGCCGGTGA